In Halapricum desulfuricans, a single window of DNA contains:
- a CDS encoding saccharopine dehydrogenase family protein, with protein MADTDRQYDIVVWGATGVAGRLVAEYLTEQYDPSAVTLAIGGRNETRLKALAADLAEGTEWTDVPIILGDATDPASLRELAASTAVVCTTVGPYTTYGTLLVEACIGAGTDYCDLTGEVNWIRETVDQFHDAAVEAETWIVHSCGFDSVPADIGTALVQSFARETFGVPCDTVRIYVEDGSEGVSGGTLASFGELFETAAEDPVARETLANPYSLAPPGERDGVDPGQQRWPKQDPLRDEWTAPSPMAPVNERIVRRSNALLGYPWGREFRCSEVVPTGRGLRGAATAGAVAGGLGLFSAAMSVGPLRSGIRTYVFPDPGEGPTSEETDQGYFTIRVLGRGTADGNRFTVEAEFGADWGPGYGATARMLGEAGMCLYEDDTDSPLSGGVLTPAAAIGTPLADRLRAVGFTATVSEATGPGV; from the coding sequence ATGGCCGACACCGATCGACAGTACGACATCGTCGTTTGGGGCGCCACAGGCGTTGCCGGACGGCTCGTCGCCGAGTACCTCACCGAGCAATACGACCCGAGCGCGGTCACGCTGGCGATTGGTGGCCGGAACGAGACACGCCTCAAAGCGCTGGCGGCTGACCTCGCCGAAGGGACTGAATGGACCGACGTTCCGATCATCCTCGGCGATGCGACCGACCCGGCGAGTCTCCGAGAGCTGGCCGCCAGTACGGCAGTCGTCTGCACGACCGTCGGCCCGTACACCACGTACGGCACACTGCTGGTCGAGGCGTGTATCGGCGCTGGAACTGACTACTGCGATCTGACGGGCGAAGTAAACTGGATCCGCGAGACTGTCGACCAGTTCCACGACGCGGCGGTCGAGGCAGAGACATGGATCGTCCACAGTTGCGGGTTCGATTCCGTCCCCGCCGACATCGGGACTGCTCTCGTCCAGTCGTTCGCTCGCGAGACGTTCGGTGTCCCCTGCGACACGGTCCGCATCTATGTTGAGGACGGGAGTGAGGGCGTCAGCGGCGGTACGCTGGCCAGTTTCGGCGAGCTGTTCGAGACCGCCGCCGAGGACCCGGTCGCCCGGGAGACGCTGGCGAACCCCTACTCGCTGGCCCCGCCCGGCGAGCGAGACGGTGTCGACCCGGGCCAACAACGGTGGCCCAAGCAGGACCCACTGCGAGACGAGTGGACGGCACCGTCACCGATGGCCCCCGTCAACGAGCGTATCGTCAGGCGGAGCAACGCTCTCCTGGGCTATCCCTGGGGTCGGGAGTTTCGCTGTTCGGAGGTTGTTCCTACCGGGCGCGGTCTCAGGGGCGCGGCGACAGCGGGCGCAGTCGCCGGTGGTCTGGGGCTGTTCTCGGCGGCGATGTCGGTCGGACCGCTCCGGTCGGGCATCCGGACGTACGTGTTCCCCGACCCTGGCGAGGGGCCGACGAGCGAGGAGACCGACCAGGGGTACTTCACGATCCGGGTGCTCGGCCGCGGGACGGCTGACGGCAACCGATTTACCGTCGAGGCAGAGTTCGGGGCCGACTGGGGGCCGGGGTACGGCGCGACGGCGCGGATGCTCGGCGAGGCCGGGATGTGTCTGTATGAGGACGACACGGACTCACCGCTGTCCGGTGGCGTGTTGACGCCCGCCGCTGCAATCGGAACGCCGCTGGCCGACCGTCTGCGGGCAGTCGGATTCACTGCAACCGTGAGCGAGGCGACAGGGCCGGGAGTGTGA
- a CDS encoding TOBE domain-containing protein codes for MALSARNHLEGTVTDVETGQVMAEVVIELGDGQEVTSTITRNSFERLDIEPGDEVAAVIKASEVMVSND; via the coding sequence ATGGCACTCAGCGCCAGAAACCATCTCGAAGGTACCGTCACAGACGTGGAAACCGGGCAAGTGATGGCCGAAGTCGTGATCGAACTCGGCGACGGCCAGGAGGTCACTTCGACGATCACGCGCAACTCGTTCGAACGGCTCGATATCGAACCCGGCGATGAGGTCGCTGCCGTGATCAAGGCCAGCGAAGTCATGGTCAGCAACGACTAG
- a CDS encoding hybrid sensor histidine kinase/response regulator — MSDSGERRDAHFRDAQAIANLGSWERDLTDDRVYWSAELKRLLDVPRDTPLTDERFLERVHPSDRAVVEENWSTLGEDGGFDIEHRLVTDDSDTRWVRQRATVQRDEDGTPGTAVGVVQDITERKQYERELEEHRRRFRTLFEQFPQPTVEIEYQSDEPIVRQVNSAFEETFGYSAEEIIGESLDSYIVPQDRQQRAREINDRVQSTGRLVSEEVTRRTNSGERHFILQNAVYNGGSKALGVYTDITDRREREIQLQKAQNVANLGYWSMDFRSGEVYWSEQICDIWGFADGTRSIDEDTYMEYVHPDDRDAVAKQWQAAKEGEPYDIEHRIVTDGGETKWVRANADFEFDNAGNPVSAIGIVQEITERKQRESRLETQAEAMEVSMEGIALLDETGEFIYMNQAHADVFGYDPEDLLGRTWRCLYDEAEIARFENTVFPEIEDAGKWRGEAVGQTRHETRVHHELTLSRLDDGKLICTNKDITERKQREWDLRRFRRAIEASAHSIYITDCNGTIEYVNPAFERTTGYSAEEAVGRTPAILRSEANDEELYEEMWDTILRGDTWHGELINTTKQGDRYVVNKTIAPVTDDSDETTHFVSVNKDVTEMRKQQDELYRLRQAIDKAHIPLTMTDPAKDDNPMVYINEAFTDLTGYSEAELLGENCRLLQGPDSDPETVADLRAAIDNEEQTTVELRNYRKDGTMFWSQVTVTPVYDTDGDLVRWLGTQRDITERKEREQHLQVLERVLRHNIRNDIHVIRGFAEAIQDATSGTIATHAESIRTKSDQLVDTANKQRMITEVLLERPVQDTFEINDLLQRVTQSVAEDYPDATIHVHCPDDITVVASSRIGQAVEELLVNAIQHNDTASPVVKTTVSRDDEHVSLEIADNGPAIPDMEQQVGTRGEKVDPLYHGSGLGLWLVYWIVTRSDGTVVFEENDPSGNRVKIELPRSR, encoded by the coding sequence GTGTCCGACTCGGGTGAGCGCCGAGACGCCCACTTCAGAGACGCACAGGCCATCGCGAACCTTGGTAGCTGGGAGCGGGATCTGACCGACGACCGGGTGTACTGGTCGGCGGAACTCAAACGGCTCCTTGATGTGCCCAGGGACACACCTCTCACCGACGAGCGGTTTCTGGAGCGCGTTCATCCAAGTGACAGAGCTGTCGTCGAGGAGAACTGGAGCACACTCGGAGAGGATGGCGGGTTCGACATCGAACACCGGCTCGTGACGGACGACAGCGACACCCGGTGGGTCCGCCAGCGGGCGACGGTCCAGCGTGATGAGGACGGCACGCCTGGTACTGCCGTCGGTGTTGTTCAGGACATCACCGAACGCAAACAGTACGAACGCGAACTAGAGGAGCACCGTCGTCGTTTTCGAACCCTGTTCGAACAGTTCCCCCAGCCGACGGTCGAGATCGAGTACCAGTCCGATGAGCCGATCGTCAGACAGGTCAACTCCGCGTTCGAAGAGACGTTCGGCTACTCTGCCGAGGAGATCATCGGGGAGTCACTCGATTCGTATATCGTTCCACAGGACCGCCAGCAACGCGCCAGGGAGATCAACGACCGCGTCCAGTCGACCGGGCGACTCGTCTCCGAGGAAGTCACGCGTCGAACGAACAGCGGCGAACGGCACTTCATTCTGCAGAACGCGGTCTACAACGGCGGATCGAAAGCGTTGGGGGTCTACACCGACATTACCGATCGCCGCGAGCGAGAGATCCAGCTTCAAAAGGCCCAGAACGTGGCGAATCTCGGCTACTGGTCTATGGACTTTCGCTCCGGCGAGGTGTACTGGTCCGAGCAAATCTGTGATATCTGGGGCTTCGCGGACGGTACCCGGAGTATCGACGAGGACACCTATATGGAGTACGTCCACCCCGACGACAGGGACGCCGTCGCGAAGCAGTGGCAGGCCGCAAAGGAGGGCGAACCGTACGACATCGAACACCGGATCGTGACGGATGGCGGTGAGACAAAGTGGGTCAGGGCGAACGCCGATTTCGAGTTCGACAACGCAGGGAACCCGGTGAGTGCTATCGGGATCGTTCAGGAAATCACGGAACGCAAGCAGCGCGAATCGCGCCTGGAGACGCAGGCCGAGGCCATGGAAGTGTCGATGGAGGGGATCGCTCTCCTCGACGAAACCGGCGAGTTCATCTACATGAATCAGGCCCACGCCGACGTCTTCGGATACGATCCCGAGGACCTCCTCGGACGGACGTGGCGCTGTCTCTACGACGAAGCGGAAATCGCGCGGTTCGAAAATACGGTGTTCCCGGAGATCGAAGACGCCGGGAAGTGGCGAGGCGAAGCAGTCGGGCAAACTCGTCACGAAACGCGGGTCCACCACGAGCTCACGCTTTCCCGGCTCGACGACGGGAAACTCATCTGTACGAACAAGGACATCACCGAGCGCAAGCAGCGCGAGTGGGACCTCCGGCGTTTCAGGCGCGCCATCGAGGCCTCGGCGCACTCGATTTATATCACGGACTGCAACGGAACGATCGAATACGTCAATCCGGCGTTCGAACGGACCACCGGCTACAGTGCCGAGGAAGCAGTCGGGCGAACGCCGGCGATCCTCCGTTCGGAGGCAAACGACGAGGAACTCTACGAAGAGATGTGGGACACGATCCTCAGGGGAGATACGTGGCACGGCGAGTTAATCAACACGACAAAGCAGGGCGACCGGTACGTCGTCAACAAGACGATCGCACCGGTAACCGACGATAGCGATGAGACCACTCACTTCGTTTCCGTCAACAAGGACGTCACCGAGATGCGGAAACAGCAAGACGAGTTATACCGCCTCCGGCAGGCGATCGACAAGGCCCACATTCCCCTGACAATGACTGATCCCGCGAAAGACGACAACCCGATGGTTTACATCAATGAGGCGTTCACCGATCTCACCGGCTACTCTGAGGCGGAACTCCTCGGCGAGAACTGTCGGCTGCTCCAGGGCCCCGACTCCGATCCGGAGACGGTAGCCGATCTCCGCGCGGCGATCGACAACGAGGAACAGACCACTGTGGAGTTGCGCAACTACCGCAAAGACGGCACGATGTTCTGGAGCCAGGTCACGGTCACACCCGTCTACGATACCGACGGCGATCTAGTCCGCTGGCTGGGAACCCAGCGTGATATCACCGAGCGCAAGGAGCGCGAACAGCACCTGCAGGTACTCGAGCGTGTTCTCAGACACAATATCCGCAACGATATACACGTCATACGAGGGTTCGCCGAAGCTATTCAGGACGCGACGTCCGGGACGATCGCCACCCACGCCGAATCGATCCGCACCAAGAGCGACCAGCTCGTGGACACGGCCAACAAACAGCGGATGATCACGGAGGTCTTGCTCGAGCGACCCGTTCAGGACACCTTCGAGATCAACGATCTCCTCCAGCGCGTCACACAGTCGGTCGCCGAAGACTATCCCGACGCGACGATCCACGTCCACTGTCCGGACGACATCACGGTCGTCGCGTCGTCCCGGATCGGTCAGGCCGTCGAAGAACTCCTCGTCAACGCGATCCAACACAACGACACGGCGTCACCAGTCGTGAAAACGACTGTCTCCCGGGACGATGAACACGTCTCCCTCGAGATCGCGGACAACGGGCCGGCGATTCCGGATATGGAACAGCAAGTGGGCACCCGCGGCGAGAAGGTGGATCCGCTCTATCATGGGAGCGGTCTCGGGCTGTGGCTGGTGTACTGGATCGTCACGCGGTCGGACGGAACGGTTGTCTTCGAGGAGAACGATCCCAGCGGAAACCGCGTCAAAATCGAGTTGCCCCGCTCTCGATGA
- a CDS encoding chemotaxis protein CheW encodes MTQAGPSAAVLTFTLGEEWCCVEISRIRGVVKHESVTPTSEGPPQVVGTMEYRGEETPVVDPGSVIEAADSQDADHVIIFEQEGQQVGWLVDRAHEVTTVPDPEVDPVTDNEYVHGVIGERLWVEPRRVNDVITDTGS; translated from the coding sequence ATGACACAGGCCGGCCCGTCGGCGGCAGTCCTCACGTTCACGCTGGGCGAGGAGTGGTGCTGTGTGGAGATTAGCAGGATCAGAGGAGTGGTCAAACACGAGTCTGTCACACCGACGTCGGAGGGTCCCCCACAGGTCGTGGGGACGATGGAGTACCGAGGTGAGGAGACGCCGGTCGTCGACCCCGGTTCGGTGATCGAGGCTGCCGACAGCCAGGACGCCGATCACGTTATCATCTTCGAGCAGGAGGGTCAGCAGGTCGGCTGGCTGGTCGACCGCGCCCACGAAGTCACGACGGTCCCGGACCCGGAGGTCGATCCCGTCACCGACAACGAGTACGTCCACGGCGTCATCGGCGAGAGGCTGTGGGTCGAGCCACGCCGGGTCAACGACGTCATAACCGATACCGGTAGCTGA
- a CDS encoding HAMP domain-containing methyl-accepting chemotaxis protein, whose product MIEKLTIDRLDLRPKLILAFVLVAALVAVTGAIGYTSVGAVDEEVHVIAEDGEKMDAAASLIVAVEQQQEAVLAAQLGASDARQEFEAANELFDEQAQKLDSASLSADQQAEFSDIKSQHEEYNTLGEEFFRAVEAGDDASTEQTASEMESLGTSMEENAHSIEQSAQADLDEQVAAADQTTENAQTEVIGLTIGAFVVAIAIGLFVSRRIMTPVSQLSDAARAASEGNLDIDLDDHVESDELGRMVEAFETMQTNLRGVFAELEAVSRNLETGELDRDLKTDYPGTYGEIMRSLDSGTDQLTVSFEEIQRASDNLKHGRLEQSIETDKPGQYGDVLDNLAAGTTQLSASFEQISTASEGLKTGKLDRDIDTDQPGQYGTVLANIDDGTAQLAAGFEQISTASEGLKTGQLDRRLDTDYPGMYGEVLTDLESGLEQLSDSIETVQDIADEVATSSQEVASSTEEIEAASEEVAESVEEISHGADTQSENLQEVASEMNEMSATVEEIAASAEEVAATATTAVERSETGQEYANEATEEIESIEAQAEETSSQVKALDEKMDEIGDIVEMITRIAEQTNMLALNASIEAASADEAGEGFAVVADEIKTLAEEVADATTEIERRITEIQSTTAETVEGMEAMSERIDRGSKTIEEAIQMFDEIADAVEEAESGITEISDATDDQAASSEEVVAMVDEVSSVSQQTAAEASNVSAATEEQTSSLSGVSESVQDLSALSETLHDQVSMFEIRDSVTAGASLASEGESGPSARAQADGGHTSPGETTTPREGQR is encoded by the coding sequence ATGATTGAGAAATTGACGATTGACAGACTCGACTTGCGACCGAAACTGATTCTCGCGTTCGTCCTCGTGGCCGCGCTGGTCGCCGTGACCGGCGCGATCGGATACACGTCCGTTGGTGCCGTCGACGAGGAGGTGCACGTGATCGCGGAGGACGGTGAAAAGATGGACGCCGCAGCGTCGCTTATCGTGGCGGTCGAGCAACAGCAGGAAGCCGTTCTGGCCGCTCAGCTCGGCGCATCCGACGCCCGACAGGAGTTCGAGGCGGCCAACGAGCTGTTCGACGAGCAGGCCCAGAAACTGGACTCGGCGAGCCTCTCCGCCGACCAGCAGGCGGAGTTCTCCGACATCAAGTCCCAACACGAGGAGTACAACACGCTCGGCGAGGAGTTCTTCAGGGCTGTCGAAGCCGGTGACGACGCCAGTACCGAACAGACGGCCAGCGAGATGGAGTCGCTGGGCACGTCGATGGAAGAGAACGCCCATTCGATCGAGCAGTCCGCACAGGCGGATCTGGACGAACAGGTCGCTGCTGCCGATCAGACGACCGAGAACGCACAGACCGAGGTAATCGGCCTGACGATCGGAGCGTTCGTCGTTGCTATCGCTATCGGCCTGTTCGTCTCACGGCGGATCATGACGCCCGTCTCCCAGCTGTCCGACGCCGCTCGCGCCGCCAGCGAGGGCAATCTCGACATCGATCTCGACGATCACGTCGAAAGCGACGAACTCGGACGGATGGTCGAGGCGTTCGAGACGATGCAGACGAACCTTCGTGGCGTCTTTGCCGAACTCGAAGCCGTCAGCCGGAACCTCGAAACCGGGGAGCTGGACCGTGATCTCAAGACGGACTACCCCGGGACGTACGGCGAGATAATGCGGAGTCTCGATTCGGGGACCGATCAGCTCACCGTCAGTTTCGAGGAGATCCAGCGGGCGAGCGACAATCTCAAGCACGGCCGGCTCGAGCAGTCGATCGAGACGGACAAGCCCGGTCAGTATGGGGACGTGCTGGACAACCTCGCCGCAGGCACGACGCAACTGTCGGCGAGTTTCGAGCAGATCTCGACCGCCAGTGAAGGGCTCAAGACCGGGAAACTGGATCGGGACATCGACACGGACCAGCCCGGTCAGTACGGGACCGTGCTGGCGAACATCGACGACGGCACGGCACAGCTCGCGGCGGGCTTCGAGCAGATCTCGACCGCCAGCGAGGGGCTCAAAACGGGCCAGCTCGACCGTCGTCTCGACACTGATTATCCCGGGATGTACGGCGAGGTTCTCACCGATCTCGAATCGGGCCTGGAACAGTTGAGCGACAGTATCGAGACTGTTCAGGATATCGCGGACGAGGTCGCGACCTCCAGCCAGGAGGTCGCCAGCAGTACCGAAGAGATCGAGGCCGCAAGCGAGGAAGTCGCGGAGTCGGTCGAGGAGATCTCACACGGCGCGGACACCCAGAGCGAGAACCTCCAGGAGGTAGCCAGCGAGATGAACGAGATGTCGGCAACCGTCGAGGAGATCGCCGCATCGGCTGAAGAGGTCGCTGCGACGGCGACGACAGCCGTCGAGCGGAGCGAAACCGGCCAGGAGTACGCCAATGAAGCGACTGAGGAGATCGAGTCCATCGAGGCCCAGGCCGAAGAGACGTCGAGTCAGGTCAAGGCACTCGATGAAAAGATGGACGAGATCGGCGATATCGTCGAGATGATCACGAGGATCGCAGAGCAGACGAATATGCTGGCGCTGAACGCCTCGATCGAGGCGGCAAGCGCCGACGAGGCCGGCGAAGGCTTCGCCGTGGTTGCCGACGAGATCAAGACCCTCGCCGAGGAAGTCGCCGACGCGACGACCGAGATCGAACGCCGGATAACCGAAATCCAGTCGACCACGGCCGAGACGGTCGAGGGGATGGAGGCTATGAGCGAGCGCATCGACCGGGGGTCGAAAACTATCGAGGAGGCGATCCAGATGTTCGACGAAATCGCCGATGCCGTCGAAGAGGCCGAGTCCGGCATCACGGAGATCAGCGATGCGACCGACGATCAGGCGGCATCCTCCGAAGAGGTGGTCGCGATGGTCGATGAGGTGTCGAGCGTGAGCCAGCAGACGGCGGCGGAGGCGAGCAACGTCTCGGCCGCGACCGAGGAACAGACCTCGTCACTGTCGGGCGTTTCCGAGAGCGTCCAAGACCTGTCTGCGCTGTCCGAGACCCTCCACGACCAGGTTTCGATGTTCGAGATCCGCGACAGTGTCACCGCCGGCGCGTCGCTGGCGAGCGAGGGCGAGAGTGGCCCGTCGGCCCGGGCACAGGCCGACGGCGGCCACACGTCACCGGGCGAGACGACCACCCCACGGGAGGGGCAACGATGA